A single window of Geitlerinema sp. PCC 9228 DNA harbors:
- a CDS encoding chlorophyll a/b-binding protein, with protein sequence MSAESSQNQTPSPANETQTTQSHPTMADNVEPAFGWTAYAERLNGRFAMIGFVLLLLIELVTGMDLFTWLGLR encoded by the coding sequence ATGAGTGCTGAAAGTTCCCAAAATCAAACCCCTTCCCCCGCCAACGAAACCCAAACGACACAGTCCCATCCCACCATGGCAGACAATGTGGAACCCGCTTTTGGTTGGACTGCCTATGCCGAACGCTTGAACGGTCGGTTTGCCATGATTGGTTTTGTGCTGCTCCTTCTGATTGAGTTGGTCACCGGCATGGACCTGTTTACCTGGTTGGGACTGCGATAG
- a CDS encoding transposase, which yields MSEHTIGLDVGLESYLATSDGELIDNPRLFVKASGKLKSLQPKLNP from the coding sequence ATGAGTGAGCATACCATCGGATTGGATGTGGGGTTAGAAAGTTATTTGGCTACCAGCGATGGTGAATTGATTGACAACCCACGATTGTTCGTGAAGGCTTCCGGCAAGCTAAAATCGCTGCAACCAAAGCTCAACCCGTAG
- a CDS encoding Ycf66 family protein, with product MVNIGFSWSSLLGIVLVTSGAALYLLRSVRPQLSRDYDIFFAAVALLCGGILFFQGWRQDPILQFGQFLLTGSLVFFAMESIRLRGVVTQQAKRNAPTSDYEESDYDEDEEDEEEGQPEPGGVYRAELDELMPVEERPVTRRIRGSRDERDAYSDRQTSSRRRSAPRNRGSERPTSSSRSRYAASSRRPRRTERSRYAGEGGTTTRRDRYGERRYGGDRVDAGEDYPDTEPPAKTERPVRASQGRTARRSRPPEASSQRRRRDIDVIRPADAYTEESRPARRPDREVGYSNEREAPSRSNARTSSRYARSDYTKEYNNDYNDYVDYQPLDNPEQDYPNSADEDYSRFS from the coding sequence ATGGTAAATATCGGATTTAGCTGGAGTAGCCTGCTAGGTATTGTCCTCGTAACCTCGGGAGCAGCGCTGTACCTGCTGCGTTCGGTTCGACCGCAACTATCGCGGGACTACGACATTTTCTTCGCAGCGGTGGCTTTGCTGTGCGGCGGCATTCTTTTCTTCCAAGGATGGCGGCAAGACCCGATCCTTCAATTCGGTCAGTTCTTGCTCACGGGGTCGTTGGTCTTTTTTGCCATGGAGAGCATTCGCCTGCGGGGTGTGGTTACCCAGCAAGCCAAACGTAACGCTCCCACCAGCGACTACGAAGAATCGGACTATGACGAAGATGAAGAAGACGAAGAGGAAGGACAACCAGAACCGGGAGGTGTCTACCGCGCCGAATTGGATGAGTTAATGCCTGTAGAGGAACGCCCGGTAACCCGCCGCATTCGTGGCAGTAGGGACGAACGGGATGCCTACAGCGATCGCCAAACCAGTTCTCGGCGACGGTCTGCCCCGCGCAATCGGGGTTCGGAACGCCCCACCTCTAGCAGCCGGTCGCGATATGCTGCTTCTTCCCGACGACCTCGCCGTACGGAACGCAGTCGCTATGCCGGTGAAGGAGGTACAACCACGCGCCGCGATCGCTATGGAGAACGCCGCTACGGTGGAGATCGGGTAGATGCTGGCGAAGACTATCCCGATACCGAACCACCAGCGAAAACGGAACGTCCGGTTCGCGCCAGCCAAGGACGTACCGCGCGCCGCAGCCGACCTCCAGAAGCCAGTTCCCAGCGCCGACGCCGCGATATTGACGTGATTCGCCCCGCCGATGCCTACACCGAAGAAAGTCGCCCGGCAAGAAGACCCGATCGTGAAGTTGGCTACAGCAACGAACGCGAAGCGCCCTCCCGTTCCAATGCCAGAACCAGCAGTCGGTACGCTCGTTCTGACTATACGAAAGAGTATAATAACGACTACAACGATTATGTGGACTACCAACCCCTAGACAATCCCGAACAGGACTACCCCAACAGCGCAGACGAGGATTACTCTCGCTTTTCTTGA